A window from Phaeocystidibacter marisrubri encodes these proteins:
- a CDS encoding Crp/Fnr family transcriptional regulator gives MSMDLGEIIGQELKLKDEQKELIRKLIPIHTYPKGASITALKSETVQGFFVLKGLVRLLRNVDGEERNIQFYTEGDSIAESLEKSSDRSLECLEETSIAVLTSSAEAKLFSAIDGFESLCRGSMEDDFQNLRHQFESLLSESPQERYINLMKTRPDLLQRVPQYHLASYLGIKPESLSRIRRRMSEGGD, from the coding sequence ATGTCAATGGACCTAGGCGAGATCATCGGTCAAGAACTGAAACTCAAGGATGAACAGAAAGAGCTCATCCGAAAATTGATTCCCATTCATACATATCCCAAAGGGGCCAGTATCACTGCATTGAAAAGTGAGACTGTTCAGGGCTTTTTTGTGTTGAAAGGGTTGGTTCGTCTCCTTCGGAATGTGGATGGGGAAGAACGGAACATTCAGTTTTATACCGAAGGAGATTCCATTGCAGAATCTCTGGAGAAGTCTTCTGATAGAAGTTTAGAATGTTTGGAAGAAACATCGATAGCGGTGCTTACAAGCTCAGCGGAAGCGAAGTTGTTTTCCGCTATCGATGGATTTGAATCCCTTTGCAGAGGTTCGATGGAGGATGATTTTCAGAACCTCCGACACCAATTTGAATCCCTTCTCTCTGAATCGCCTCAAGAGCGATACATCAACCTTATGAAGACCCGACCTGATTTACTGCAACGCGTTCCTCAGTATCACTTGGCCTCCTATTTGGGCATCAAGCCAGAGTCATTGAGTCG
- a CDS encoding GDCCVxC domain-containing (seleno)protein — translation MSEVILQSTITCPKCGHQKEETMPSDACQFFYECENCGEVLRPKKGDCCVYCTYGSRACPPIQESGRSCCS, via the coding sequence ATGAGCGAAGTAATTCTACAATCCACTATTACCTGTCCCAAGTGCGGTCACCAGAAGGAGGAAACCATGCCTTCAGATGCTTGTCAGTTTTTCTACGAATGTGAAAACTGCGGAGAAGTTCTGCGTCCAAAAAAAGGCGATTGTTGTGTGTATTGCACCTATGGTAGCAGGGCTTGCCCGCCCATTCAAGAGTCAGGAAGAAGTTGCTGCTCGTAA
- a CDS encoding helix-turn-helix domain-containing protein: MSQVLHIKNMVCPRCITAVKNAFTEQGHDVQDVALGEVVLNQPLSKTSRDTVSETLKKLGFELLEEGRSSLVSKIKTLIIDRIHHNEEERTENFSTYLADQLSHDYSYLSRLFSSVEGITIERFVTRQRVEKVKELLFYDELSLKEIAYRLNYSSPAYLSTQFKKEIGMTPGEFKKLHRPGHHPLDSI; encoded by the coding sequence ATGTCACAGGTTCTTCACATTAAAAACATGGTTTGCCCGAGGTGTATTACCGCGGTGAAGAACGCCTTCACAGAACAGGGACACGACGTGCAAGATGTCGCCCTTGGTGAAGTTGTGCTTAATCAACCCCTTTCAAAAACCTCTCGAGACACGGTATCGGAGACCTTGAAAAAACTGGGGTTTGAGCTCTTGGAAGAAGGTCGGTCTAGCCTGGTTTCCAAAATCAAAACACTCATCATCGACCGCATACATCACAATGAAGAGGAAAGAACGGAGAATTTCTCCACTTACCTCGCCGATCAACTTTCACACGACTATTCCTATCTAAGTCGACTATTCTCCTCGGTAGAAGGCATCACCATCGAGCGTTTTGTCACTCGCCAAAGGGTGGAGAAAGTCAAGGAATTACTGTTCTACGACGAGCTTTCCCTCAAAGAAATCGCCTACCGATTGAATTACAGTAGTCCGGCGTACCTATCTACCCAATTTAAAAAGGAGATTGGAATGACGCCAGGTGAATTCAAGAAACTGCATCGTCCGGGTCATCACCCTCTGGATAGCATTTGA
- a CDS encoding heavy metal translocating P-type ATPase yields the protein MNSTESNTIVRTIPVTGMTCAACASSVESMLSHTAGIVRASVNFATSSVLVEYTPDTDPKSMQSAVQSIGYDLIMDEENAKEVQRDAQHAHYESVKRRTIWSAVLTTPIFSIGMFAMHWEPGKWISMVLSIPILFIFGKSYFIGAWKNAKYGKANMDTLVALSTGIAFLFSVFNTLYPSYWLERGLVPHVYYEAATVIITFITMGKWMEEKAKSNTSSAIKKLIGLQPNTVIVMKGDQEREIPIKDVKVGDVIRVKPGMKVPLDGRVVSGESYVDESMITGEPIAVLKRESNDVFAGTVNQKGSFEFEATKIGSETLLAQIIEMVERAQGSKAPVQKVVDRVAAIFVPTVISIAILTFAIWMIWGGENAFTHALLTSVTVLVIACPCALGLATPTAIMVGMGKGADHQILIRDAESLELAHKVDVVVLDKTGTITEGKPSISGMYWIDNQQEETWKSILLAMEEKSEHPLAEAITNQLMEEGNSRASLSQFESITGKGVRATTSAGHLYYVGNKKLMEENKVTLSEEILHLAVQWSDEAQTVIYFANEQRVVGLIGITDRVKSTSKQAVEKLLARNIEVHILTGDNLETARAVAHNVGVKHYRGEMLPSEKANYIQDLQQSGKTVAMIGDGINDSQALAQADVSIAMATGSDIAMDVAKITLMSSDLASVPKALNLSKKTVLGIRQNLFWAFIYNIIGIPLAAGILYPFNGFLLNPMIAGAAMAFSSVSVVLNSLRLRSARI from the coding sequence ATGAACTCAACAGAATCAAATACCATCGTGCGCACCATCCCAGTTACGGGAATGACGTGTGCCGCTTGTGCCTCAAGTGTGGAGTCGATGTTATCGCACACGGCAGGCATCGTCCGCGCTAGTGTCAATTTTGCCACAAGCTCTGTTCTGGTTGAATACACGCCAGATACAGACCCGAAATCCATGCAAAGCGCAGTTCAATCCATCGGCTATGATCTCATCATGGACGAGGAGAATGCGAAAGAAGTGCAAAGAGATGCACAGCATGCGCATTATGAAAGTGTAAAGCGGAGAACCATCTGGTCGGCTGTCCTCACCACACCGATTTTCAGTATTGGAATGTTCGCCATGCACTGGGAACCGGGTAAGTGGATCTCCATGGTTCTCTCCATTCCTATCCTCTTCATCTTTGGCAAGAGCTACTTTATTGGCGCATGGAAAAATGCGAAGTATGGAAAAGCAAACATGGATACCCTAGTGGCTCTCAGCACTGGAATTGCCTTCCTCTTTAGCGTCTTTAACACCCTCTACCCTTCTTATTGGCTAGAGCGAGGACTGGTTCCTCACGTGTATTACGAAGCAGCTACGGTAATCATCACTTTTATCACCATGGGGAAATGGATGGAAGAAAAGGCCAAATCCAACACTTCCTCCGCCATCAAAAAGTTGATAGGTCTTCAACCCAATACAGTGATCGTAATGAAGGGCGACCAAGAGCGAGAAATCCCCATTAAAGATGTGAAAGTTGGAGATGTCATCCGGGTAAAGCCAGGAATGAAAGTTCCCTTGGATGGACGTGTTGTTTCAGGAGAATCCTATGTAGACGAAAGTATGATCACCGGGGAACCCATTGCTGTTTTGAAGCGTGAATCGAACGATGTGTTTGCAGGAACCGTCAACCAGAAAGGCAGTTTTGAATTTGAGGCAACAAAAATTGGGAGTGAAACGCTACTCGCTCAAATCATTGAGATGGTAGAACGTGCTCAAGGTAGTAAGGCTCCTGTTCAAAAGGTAGTAGACCGCGTGGCTGCCATTTTTGTACCGACCGTAATTTCCATTGCCATCCTCACCTTCGCTATTTGGATGATTTGGGGAGGCGAAAATGCCTTCACTCACGCGCTTCTCACATCTGTCACCGTTCTAGTGATCGCGTGTCCGTGTGCTTTAGGACTTGCCACGCCAACAGCCATCATGGTGGGTATGGGAAAAGGGGCCGATCATCAGATTCTCATTCGCGATGCCGAAAGTTTAGAACTCGCTCACAAAGTAGATGTCGTGGTACTAGATAAAACGGGAACCATCACCGAGGGTAAGCCCAGCATTAGCGGAATGTATTGGATTGATAACCAACAGGAAGAAACGTGGAAGTCCATCTTACTTGCCATGGAGGAAAAGTCGGAGCACCCCTTAGCTGAAGCCATCACGAACCAATTAATGGAGGAAGGGAACTCGAGAGCATCTCTGAGCCAATTCGAAAGCATCACGGGAAAAGGTGTTCGGGCAACAACAAGTGCTGGGCATCTCTATTACGTGGGTAATAAGAAATTGATGGAGGAGAATAAAGTCACTCTGTCTGAAGAGATTCTACACTTGGCCGTGCAGTGGAGCGATGAAGCTCAAACGGTCATCTACTTCGCCAACGAGCAACGTGTTGTGGGATTAATTGGAATCACCGACCGTGTGAAATCTACCTCAAAGCAGGCTGTCGAAAAACTCCTAGCGAGAAACATCGAAGTACACATTCTTACCGGGGATAATCTCGAAACGGCTCGTGCGGTAGCTCATAATGTGGGAGTTAAGCACTATCGCGGAGAAATGCTGCCTTCGGAAAAGGCCAACTACATTCAAGACCTACAGCAATCCGGTAAGACCGTTGCTATGATTGGTGACGGCATCAATGATAGTCAGGCTCTAGCCCAAGCCGATGTAAGCATTGCCATGGCAACGGGTTCGGACATTGCAATGGACGTTGCAAAAATCACCTTGATGTCGTCCGACCTCGCCTCGGTTCCAAAAGCGCTGAATTTGTCGAAGAAGACCGTTTTGGGGATCCGTCAAAACCTCTTCTGGGCCTTCATCTATAACATTATTGGCATTCCTCTCGCGGCGGGTATTCTCTACCCTTTCAACGGTTTCCTCTTAAACCCTATGATTGCGGGTGCTGCTATGGCCTTCAGCTCCGTTTCGGTGGTACTCAACAGTTTGAGATTGCGCTCGGCCCGCATTTAA
- a CDS encoding heavy-metal-associated domain-containing protein — MNEFKFNTTIKCAGCIEKVKPSLDGLEGVESWEVDILNPKKPLTVKTGTATSEQIVRAVQGAGFEIERV; from the coding sequence ATGAACGAATTCAAATTCAATACAACCATCAAATGTGCAGGCTGCATCGAAAAAGTAAAACCCTCTCTCGATGGACTCGAAGGTGTTGAATCTTGGGAAGTAGATATTCTCAACCCTAAAAAACCACTCACGGTGAAAACAGGAACCGCAACGTCTGAACAGATTGTTCGAGCCGTTCAAGGGGCGGGGTTTGAGATTGAAAGGGTGTAA
- a CDS encoding LLM class flavin-dependent oxidoreductase: MENKRIAYSILELAIISKGESVQQTLHNALAVAKEAEKLNYKRIWFAEHHNSENIGSNATSLLMGYVAENTQSIRVGSGGIMLPNHSPLIVAEQLATLAHLYPNRIDLGLGRAPGTDQETARAIRSDFMEAAHSFPGEIEKIQQYFSMENQSAKVRVPIAEGLDVPIYLLGSSTDSAHLAASKGLPYAFASHFASTHLFNALRIYRDEFQPSDTTAAPYTMAGVNVIVADTDEEAERLFTSTIRMFIGLLSGSRGALQPPTELTADLQQALQHPALHQMLKFSFVGSVETVRTQVREFVEETRVDELIAVSNVYGLEDRLKSFRLFAEVMREL; the protein is encoded by the coding sequence ATGGAGAACAAAAGAATAGCCTATTCCATTTTAGAGCTGGCTATAATATCTAAGGGAGAGTCGGTGCAGCAAACGTTGCACAATGCACTTGCGGTTGCTAAGGAAGCAGAAAAGCTCAACTACAAACGGATTTGGTTTGCGGAGCATCACAATTCTGAGAATATTGGAAGCAATGCCACGTCTTTGTTGATGGGGTATGTGGCGGAGAATACCCAGTCTATTCGAGTGGGTTCGGGAGGGATTATGTTGCCAAACCACTCGCCGCTTATTGTGGCAGAACAGCTGGCGACTCTAGCTCATCTCTATCCCAATCGAATTGATTTGGGCTTGGGGAGAGCTCCTGGTACGGATCAGGAAACGGCAAGAGCTATCCGTTCTGATTTTATGGAAGCTGCGCATTCCTTTCCAGGAGAAATAGAAAAGATTCAACAGTATTTTTCGATGGAGAATCAATCGGCAAAGGTGAGAGTTCCGATTGCCGAAGGTCTGGATGTGCCAATCTACTTATTGGGCTCTTCTACAGATAGCGCGCACTTGGCGGCTAGTAAGGGATTGCCGTATGCTTTCGCCAGTCACTTTGCATCTACTCACTTGTTCAACGCCCTGCGAATTTATCGGGACGAGTTTCAACCATCTGACACCACGGCGGCTCCCTACACGATGGCGGGTGTCAATGTGATTGTTGCAGACACCGACGAAGAAGCAGAAAGATTATTCACTTCTACTATTCGAATGTTTATTGGTTTGCTCTCTGGTTCCAGAGGTGCTTTGCAGCCTCCAACAGAACTCACCGCCGACTTACAACAGGCGCTTCAACATCCAGCGCTACACCAAATGCTCAAGTTTTCCTTTGTGGGAAGTGTAGAAACGGTCCGAACGCAGGTTCGGGAATTTGTGGAAGAAACCCGAGTGGATGAGTTAATCGCAGTTTCCAATGTTTATGGTCTAGAAGATCGATTGAAGTCTTTCCGGTTGTTTGCGGAGGTGATGAGGGAGCTTTAG
- a CDS encoding COG2426 family protein has product MLIDSLHTFLVSVSPFGEARVGIPLGVVKGLHPGVAFAVGLIGNLLIYPIFNGLISKFDHKLWKHKRYRKHSVKMMRRAKSQVGTKIQKYGFWGLMVFVMIPLPVTGAYMGVIAARVLSINPSSAFKAISLGVTISCTIIGVVSYAGTMV; this is encoded by the coding sequence ATGCTAATTGATTCATTGCATACTTTTCTCGTTTCTGTCTCACCCTTCGGTGAAGCGAGAGTAGGCATCCCCTTGGGAGTGGTAAAAGGCCTTCATCCCGGGGTGGCTTTTGCCGTTGGACTAATTGGTAACTTACTCATCTACCCTATTTTTAATGGACTAATCTCCAAGTTTGACCATAAACTCTGGAAGCATAAGCGCTATCGTAAACACAGCGTAAAAATGATGCGTCGTGCAAAATCTCAAGTAGGCACGAAAATCCAGAAATATGGTTTTTGGGGATTGATGGTATTTGTGATGATTCCTCTACCCGTTACAGGTGCTTATATGGGAGTGATTGCCGCTCGTGTTTTGAGCATCAATCCGAGCTCTGCCTTCAAAGCCATCAGCTTGGGAGTCACCATTTCATGTACCATTATCGGGGTAGTAAGTTACGCGGGTACGATGGTGTAA
- a CDS encoding sulfite exporter TauE/SafE family protein has protein sequence MKNTSLIFLLLALLAEVVGTIGGFGSSVFFVPIANFYFDFQSVLGLTAIYHLSSNLSKIVLFKKGLDKRLLLYIGVPSVLFVVLGGWLSKYLNTDYLEAVLGVFLIGLSAIFLLLPRWVIRASNANAVTGGVLSGFSAGLLGTGGAIRGLTMAAFNLEKSTFIATSAVIDFMIDFSRTFVYYANGYIHAHDAIYLPFLVLIGIIGTMIGKKILVRIPQQKFKRISLFLILMIGTVTLFKAVFLD, from the coding sequence ATGAAAAACACCAGTCTCATATTTTTGCTCTTGGCGCTTTTAGCGGAGGTGGTTGGAACCATTGGTGGCTTCGGCTCCTCTGTGTTTTTCGTTCCCATTGCCAATTTCTACTTTGATTTTCAATCGGTTTTGGGGCTTACGGCCATTTATCACTTGTCGAGTAACCTCAGTAAAATCGTACTCTTTAAGAAAGGGTTAGATAAGCGACTATTACTTTACATCGGTGTGCCTTCGGTTCTTTTTGTCGTACTCGGTGGGTGGTTGTCGAAGTACCTCAACACAGACTATCTCGAAGCCGTATTGGGCGTGTTTTTGATCGGGTTAAGTGCCATCTTTCTGCTTTTGCCAAGATGGGTCATTCGGGCAAGCAACGCGAATGCGGTGACAGGTGGAGTGCTGTCGGGGTTTTCTGCCGGACTCCTCGGGACAGGTGGAGCTATTCGCGGACTCACCATGGCAGCCTTTAACCTGGAGAAAAGCACGTTTATAGCCACGTCCGCTGTTATCGATTTTATGATTGATTTTTCCCGGACTTTCGTGTATTACGCCAATGGATACATCCATGCACACGATGCTATTTATCTCCCATTTTTAGTGTTGATTGGCATTATTGGAACGATGATCGGCAAGAAAATACTTGTCCGCATTCCTCAACAGAAATTCAAGCGCATTTCACTTTTTCTCATCTTGATGATCGGTACGGTTACCCTCTTCAAGGCCGTATTCCTAGATTGA
- a CDS encoding GNAT family N-acetyltransferase, producing MNTTTDNPMELRVLQQNENASDPLFQSEYAQQLLSIYAEYYVETGFQFPWVAYLIVDDGEVLGTVSFTKAPVDHTVEIAYWTSPDHEGKGVASFGCKEIVRIAVEADPSVTITAKTAPEINPSTHILEKNGFRKVEVVQDDEIGDAWMWKYHGSGAE from the coding sequence ATGAATACGACAACGGATAATCCTATGGAATTACGTGTTTTGCAACAAAATGAGAATGCATCAGACCCTCTTTTTCAATCGGAATACGCGCAGCAACTGTTGAGTATCTATGCTGAGTATTACGTCGAAACGGGTTTTCAGTTTCCTTGGGTGGCTTATTTGATAGTGGATGATGGTGAAGTGCTAGGAACGGTGAGTTTCACAAAAGCGCCTGTGGATCACACAGTAGAGATTGCATACTGGACATCTCCTGATCACGAAGGAAAAGGCGTAGCCTCATTCGGTTGTAAGGAGATCGTAAGGATCGCTGTAGAGGCAGATCCAAGTGTGACGATCACAGCTAAGACCGCTCCTGAAATCAACCCTTCCACTCATATCCTCGAGAAGAATGGATTCCGCAAAGTTGAGGTTGTTCAGGATGATGAAATTGGAGATGCTTGGATGTGGAAATATCATGGTTCTGGGGCGGAATAA
- a CDS encoding cation diffusion facilitator family transporter, producing the protein MDTHQSAIRTAYFSIIGNAALALVKGVAGILGNSYALIADAIESTTDIFSSILVLLGLKYAKRPADDNHPYGHGKIEPLITFIVVAFLVTSATVIAYESIVHIQTPHKVPSSWTLYVLGAIILWKEASYQIVIRKSRETHSTSLKADAWHHRSDAITSIMAFLGISVALLFGEGYETADDWAALLASGFILYNSYRIFRPALSEIMDEHQYDDLVELIREKSMEVDGILGTEKCFVRKSGISYHVDLHAIVNGAISVKEGHDVSHRLKDHLQSQIANLDHVLIHIEPDEYDNG; encoded by the coding sequence GTGGATACACATCAATCTGCCATACGAACGGCCTATTTCAGCATTATTGGAAATGCCGCACTTGCCCTGGTTAAAGGAGTGGCGGGGATACTGGGGAATTCATACGCATTGATTGCCGATGCCATTGAGTCGACCACGGATATCTTTTCGTCGATTTTAGTGTTGTTGGGTTTGAAATATGCCAAGCGGCCCGCGGATGACAATCATCCTTATGGGCATGGAAAGATTGAGCCTTTGATCACGTTTATTGTCGTTGCTTTTTTGGTGACTTCCGCAACAGTCATTGCCTACGAGAGTATCGTTCACATCCAGACCCCGCACAAGGTTCCGAGTTCATGGACACTGTATGTGTTGGGAGCCATCATTCTTTGGAAGGAAGCATCCTATCAAATCGTGATTCGCAAGAGTCGCGAGACCCACAGCACTTCCTTAAAAGCCGATGCGTGGCATCATCGAAGTGATGCGATTACATCTATTATGGCGTTCCTTGGAATTTCGGTTGCCCTCCTATTTGGAGAAGGGTATGAAACCGCCGATGACTGGGCGGCGCTTCTCGCTTCGGGCTTTATCTTGTACAACAGTTATCGGATTTTCCGACCTGCTTTGAGCGAGATAATGGACGAACATCAATACGACGACTTAGTAGAACTGATCCGTGAAAAGTCGATGGAAGTTGATGGCATATTGGGCACAGAAAAATGTTTTGTCCGTAAGTCGGGCATTAGTTACCACGTGGACTTACACGCGATTGTGAACGGGGCGATATCAGTAAAAGAGGGGCATGACGTTTCTCACCGACTCAAAGATCATCTTCAGTCGCAAATTGCGAATTTAGATCACGTTTTGATTCACATTGAGCCGGATGAATACGACAACGGATAA
- the katG gene encoding catalase/peroxidase HPI, with protein sequence MGKPTSGKCPVMHGANTETQKTVMDWWPKALNLDILQQHDTKSNPLDPDFNYAEEFLKLDLEAVKSDLKELMTTSQDWWPADWGHYGGLMIRMAWHSAGTYRIFDGRGGAATGNQRFAPLNSWPDNANLDKARRLLWPIKKKYGNKLSWADLMILAGNMAYESMGLKTYGFAGGRADIWHPERDINWGSEKEWLAATHNRYGDDEKRESLDNPLAAVQMGLIYVNPEGVDGNPDPLKTAQDVRTTFARMAMNDEETVALTAGGHTVGKTHGNGNAEALGESPEGADIHEQGLGWHNPKGNGNGPDTVTSGLEGAWTTHPTKWDNGYFYLLFNYEWELKKSPAGAWQWEPINCKEEDKPVDAFNPNIRHNPIMTDADMAMIKDPKYREISEKFYKDPEYFTEVFARAWFKLTHRDLGPKSRYLGPDVPSEDLIWQDPIPAGPAPLSDTDYAALKKAILKSGVSRAELIATAWDSARTYRVSDHRGGANGARIRLAPQVNWKGNEPERLERVLAALEHVKSESAKPISLADLIVLGGNAAVEAAAAEAGFDIWVPFTGGRGDATAEMTDASSFDVLEPVHDGYRNWLKEDFDVSAEELLVDRTQLMGLTAPEMTVLIGGMRVLGTNYGGSKAGVFTDREGQLTTDFFVNLTDMNNKWVPKGQNVYSIVDRATGKEKWTASRVDLVFGSNSILRSYAEVYAQDDNAEKFVRDFVSAWNKVMEGGM encoded by the coding sequence ATGGGAAAACCGACATCTGGCAAATGTCCTGTTATGCACGGGGCCAATACCGAAACTCAAAAGACCGTTATGGATTGGTGGCCCAAGGCACTGAATCTAGATATCCTCCAACAACACGATACAAAGTCAAACCCTTTAGACCCTGATTTTAATTACGCGGAAGAGTTTTTGAAACTCGATTTGGAAGCGGTGAAATCGGATCTTAAGGAATTAATGACGACGAGTCAGGATTGGTGGCCAGCCGATTGGGGCCATTATGGAGGCTTGATGATTCGCATGGCTTGGCACTCAGCAGGAACCTACCGAATATTTGATGGTAGAGGTGGGGCAGCTACGGGTAATCAACGTTTTGCACCTTTGAATAGCTGGCCTGATAATGCCAACTTAGACAAGGCTCGTCGTTTGCTTTGGCCCATCAAGAAAAAGTATGGAAATAAGTTGTCATGGGCGGATTTGATGATTCTCGCTGGGAATATGGCCTATGAATCCATGGGACTTAAAACGTACGGTTTCGCCGGGGGGCGCGCTGATATCTGGCATCCAGAACGCGATATCAATTGGGGGTCCGAGAAAGAGTGGTTGGCTGCCACCCACAATCGATACGGTGATGATGAGAAACGCGAATCGCTAGACAACCCACTGGCTGCGGTTCAAATGGGATTGATCTACGTGAATCCAGAAGGTGTAGATGGAAATCCCGATCCACTGAAAACTGCACAAGACGTTCGAACCACGTTTGCAAGAATGGCGATGAACGATGAAGAAACGGTTGCGCTTACTGCAGGTGGACATACCGTTGGAAAAACTCACGGTAACGGTAATGCTGAGGCCTTGGGAGAAAGTCCAGAAGGCGCGGATATCCATGAACAAGGTTTGGGCTGGCACAATCCAAAGGGCAATGGAAATGGTCCGGATACCGTAACTAGCGGCTTGGAAGGTGCGTGGACAACTCACCCAACAAAGTGGGATAATGGCTACTTCTATTTACTGTTCAATTATGAATGGGAATTGAAAAAGAGTCCAGCAGGGGCTTGGCAATGGGAACCGATCAATTGTAAAGAGGAAGACAAGCCTGTAGATGCTTTCAATCCAAATATTCGTCACAATCCCATCATGACGGATGCGGATATGGCTATGATTAAAGATCCGAAGTACCGTGAGATTTCAGAGAAATTCTACAAAGATCCCGAGTACTTTACGGAAGTGTTCGCTCGAGCTTGGTTTAAGCTTACCCATAGAGACCTTGGACCTAAGTCGAGATACCTTGGTCCCGATGTTCCAAGTGAAGATTTGATTTGGCAAGACCCCATCCCTGCAGGGCCAGCGCCATTGTCGGACACCGACTATGCCGCACTCAAGAAGGCCATCTTGAAAAGTGGAGTGTCTAGAGCAGAGCTGATTGCAACGGCATGGGATAGCGCTAGAACGTATAGAGTATCCGATCACCGAGGTGGTGCAAATGGCGCTCGAATTCGACTAGCGCCACAAGTGAACTGGAAAGGAAATGAGCCAGAGCGCTTGGAAAGAGTCCTAGCCGCACTTGAGCACGTGAAGAGTGAATCCGCCAAGCCTATTAGTTTGGCCGATCTCATCGTACTTGGAGGTAATGCTGCTGTTGAAGCTGCCGCTGCTGAGGCAGGCTTTGACATTTGGGTTCCATTTACCGGAGGTAGAGGAGATGCCACTGCAGAAATGACCGATGCTTCTTCCTTTGATGTTCTTGAACCCGTACATGATGGTTACCGCAACTGGTTAAAAGAAGATTTTGATGTTTCAGCAGAGGAGCTGTTGGTGGATAGAACCCAACTCATGGGACTCACCGCTCCAGAAATGACCGTATTGATTGGCGGCATGCGTGTGCTAGGAACCAATTACGGCGGTTCCAAAGCTGGGGTTTTCACCGATAGAGAAGGTCAGCTCACCACCGATTTCTTTGTGAATCTAACCGATATGAACAACAAGTGGGTTCCCAAGGGCCAGAATGTCTATTCAATAGTTGACCGTGCCACTGGAAAAGAGAAATGGACAGCAAGTAGAGTAGATCTCGTTTTTGGTTCTAATTCCATTCTGCGTTCCTACGCCGAAGTGTATGCACAAGACGACAATGCAGAGAAATTTGTACGAGATTTTGTTTCAGCGTGGAATAAGGTGATGGAAGGAGGGATGTAG